Proteins from a single region of Persephonella hydrogeniphila:
- a CDS encoding V-type ATP synthase subunit D, with product MEKQASKSALLDLKKELEIIKNGRDILHQKKEILLKEILKILDKVEEMRDRLNEAVIRSYNLLIKAYMEAGRETVIEESKLAVFRGELNVIPKTFLGIPVPEVKFKLYRLKFPLSSVSENIFIDVARQSFIQCVNLILELASIEIKAWKLAEELKKTVIRVNALERYYIPEYEKRIKKIQSALEETEREFLFLLKKISE from the coding sequence ATGGAAAAACAAGCTAGTAAATCTGCTCTACTTGATCTGAAAAAAGAACTTGAAATAATTAAAAATGGAAGAGATATTCTCCATCAGAAAAAGGAGATTCTTCTGAAAGAGATCTTGAAGATATTAGATAAAGTAGAGGAAATGAGAGATAGGCTAAATGAGGCAGTGATTAGAAGCTACAACCTACTTATTAAAGCATATATGGAAGCAGGTAGAGAAACAGTTATAGAGGAATCAAAACTTGCTGTATTTAGAGGAGAGCTTAATGTAATTCCAAAAACATTTCTTGGAATTCCAGTTCCGGAAGTTAAATTTAAGTTGTACAGGCTAAAATTTCCCCTTAGTTCAGTTTCAGAAAATATATTTATTGATGTAGCAAGACAGTCTTTTATACAGTGTGTAAACCTTATACTTGAGCTTGCAAGTATTGAGATAAAAGCTTGGAAGCTTGCAGAAGAGCTGAAAAAAACTGTAATTAGGGTCAATGCCCTTGAAAGATACTACATCCCTGAATATGAAAAAAGAATTAAGAAAATCCAGTCTGCTCTGGAGGAAACAGAGAGGGAGTTTTTATTTTTGTTGAAAAAGATATCAGAATAA